A single genomic interval of Rhea pennata isolate bPtePen1 chromosome 5, bPtePen1.pri, whole genome shotgun sequence harbors:
- the RCN1 gene encoding reticulocalbin-1, giving the protein MAGGPARPPLLLALALLLAAGARGKPTARQERARPGGPQQHDDRPGFQYDHEAFLGKEEARSFDQLSPEESRERLGKIVDRIDDNKDGYLTTEELKNWIKRVQKRYIYENVAKVWKDYDLNKDNKISWEEYKQATYGYYLENPEEFQDATDQHNFKKMLPRDERRFKTADLDGDLAATREEFTAFLHPEEFEHMKDIVVSETLEDIDKNEDGFVDQDEYIADMFANEEGGPEPDWVITEREQFSDFRDLNKDGKMDKQEIRHWILPQDYDHALAEARHLVYESDVDKDQKLTKEEVLDNWNMFVGSQATNYGEDLTRNHDEL; this is encoded by the exons ATGGCcggcgggccggcgcggccgccgctgctgctggcgctggcgctgctgctggcggcgggcgcgcggggcaaGCCGACGGCGCGGCAGGAGcgggcgcggcccggcggcccgcAGCAGCACGACGACCGGCCCGGCTTCCAGTACGACCACGAGGCCTTTCTGGGCAAGGAGGAGGCGCGCAGCTTCGACCAGCTCAGCCCggaggagagcagggagaggctggg GAAAATTGTGGATAGAATAGATGACAACAAAGATGGCTATCTCACAACAGAGGAATTGAAAAATTGGATTAAAAGGGTACAGAAACGCTACATCTATGAAAATGTGGCCAAAGTTTGGAAAGATTATGATCTAAACAAGGACAATAAAATCTCCTGGGAAGAATACAAACAAGCCACATATGGCTATTATCTAG AAAATCCAGAAGAATTCCAAGATGCAACTGATCagcacaattttaaaaaaatgctgccCAGAGATGAAAGACGGTTCAAAACTGCAGATCTGGATGGAGACTTAGCTGCCACTCGTGAAGAATTCACTGCCTTTCTTCACCCGGAGGAATTTGAGCATATGAAAGACATTGTTGTCTCA GAAACCTTAGAGGACATAGACAAAAATGAGGATGGTTTTGTGGATCAAGATGAGTACATTG CTGATATGTTTGCAAATGAAGAAGGTGGACCAGAGCCTGACTGGGTGATTACAGAGCGTGAACAGTTTTCCGATTTTCGTGACCTCAACAAGGATGGAAAGATGGACAAACAGGAGATTCGACACTGGATTCTCCCACAAGACTATGATCATGCACTGGCTGAAGCCAGGCACTTAGTCTATGAATCAGACGTAGACAAG GATCAAAAACTAACAAAAGAGGAGGTTCTAGACAACTGGAATATGTTTGTTGGCAGTCAAGCTACTAATTATGGGGAGGACCTCACAAGAAACCACGATGAACTATGA